Proteins from one Panicum virgatum strain AP13 chromosome 7K, P.virgatum_v5, whole genome shotgun sequence genomic window:
- the LOC120642181 gene encoding putative pentatricopeptide repeat-containing protein At3g15130 isoform X1: MERRKMIADLLRASAKSSALRGGVQLHAALTKLGFGSDTMLSNNLIDMYAKCGKLAMAAEVFDGMPGRNVVSWTALMVGFLQQGEARECLRLLGEMRASSEAAPNEYTLSASLKACGVAGDTSAGVRIHGVCVRTGYQEHHVVANSLVLMYSKGGRIGDARRVFDGTAFRNLITWNAMISGYAHAGRGRDALLVFREMQYGREEEADEFTFASLLKACSGLGAARQGAQVHAAMTARGFSAASNAILAGALVDLYAKCRCLPVAMQVFESLERKNAIQWTAVVVGHAQEGQVREAMELFRRFWSSGVRADAHLLSGVVGVLADFALVEQGRQVHCYTVKNPGGLDVSLGNSMVDMYLKCGLVDEAQRLFHEMPARNVVSWTAMINGLGKHGLGREAIGMFQQMRADGVEPDEVAYLALLSACSHAGLVEECRFYFSRILQERRKAEHYACMVDLLGRAGELREARDLILTMPVAPTVGIWQTLLSACRVHKDVAVGREAGDVLLAIDGDNPVNYVMLSNILAEAGDWRACHKVRDAMRRKGLRKQGGCSWVELDKEVHFFYGGGDDTHPEASDIRRVLRDVERRMREQLGYSADAQLALHDVDEESRVESLRVHSERLAVGLWLLRNSDGQDKVIRVYKNLRVCGDCHDFFKGLSAVLKRVLVVRDANRFHRFEQGACSCRDYW; this comes from the coding sequence ATGGAGCGGCGGAAGATGATCGCCGATCTCCTCAGGGCAAGCGCCAAAAGCTCGgccctccgcggcggcgtccagcTGCACGCCGCCCTAACGAAGCTGGGGTTCGGGTCGGACACCATGCTCAGCAACAACCTGATCGACATGTACGCCAAGTGCGGGAAGCTGGCCATGGCAGCCGAGGTGTTCGACGGAATGCCCGGGAGGAACGTGGTCTCCTGGACTGCCCTCATGGTGGGCTTCCTGCAGCAAGGGGAGGCCAGGGAGTGCCTCAGGCTGCTCGGCGAGATGCGGGCCTCCTCCGAGGCCGCGCCGAATGAGTACACGCTCTCGGCGAGCCTCAAGGCCTGCGGCGTTGCCGGCGACACGAGCGCCGGTGTCCGGATCCATGGAGTCTGCGTCAGGACGGGGTACCAGGAGCACCACGTCGTCGCCAACTCGCTGGTGCTTATGTACTCCAAGGGTGGCAGGATCGGCGACGCACGGCGAGTGTTCGACGGAACCGCCTTCAGGAACCTCATCACCTGGAACGCCATGATCTCCGGGTACGCGCACGCCGGCCGTGGCAGGGACGCGCTGCTCGTGTTCCGGGAGATGCAGtacgggagggaggaggaggctgaCGAGTTCACCTTTGCCAGCTTGCTGAAAGCTTGCAGCGGCCTTGGCGCTGCGCGCCAGGGCGCGCAGGTTCATGCGGCCATGACGGCTAGAGGGTTCTCCGCGGCCTCCAATGccatcctcgccggcgcgctggTGGACCTGTACGCCAAATGCCGGTGCCTGCCGGTGGCAATGCAGGTGTTCGAGAGCTTGGAGAGGAAGAACGCCATCCAGTGGACGGCGGTGGTCGTCGGCCACGCGCAGGAGGGGCAGGTGAGGGAAGCAATGGAGCTGTTCCGGCGGTTCTGGAGCTCCGGCGTCCGAGCTGACGCCCATCTTCTGTCCGGTGTGGTGGGCGTGCTGGCGGATTTTGCGCTGGTGGAGCAGGGCAGGCAAGTTCACTGCTACACTGTCAAGAACCCGGGCGGGCTGGACGTGTCACTGGGCAACTCCATGGTCGACATGTACCTCAAGTGCGGGCTGGTGGACGAGGCGCAACGGCTGTTCCACGAGATGCCGGCGAGGAACGTCGTCTCGTGGACGGCGATGATCAATGGCCTCGGGAAGCATGGACTCGGCCGTGAAGCCATCGGCATGTTCCAACAGATGCGAGCAGATGGCGTGGAGCCTGACGAGGTGGCCTACCTGGCGTTGCTGTCGGCGTGCAGCCACGCCGGCCTTGTCGAGGAGTGCCGGTTCTACTTCTCAAGGATCCTGCAGGAACGCAGGAAAGCAGAGCACTATGCGTGCATGGTCGACCTCCTCGGCCGCGCAGGAGAGCTCAGGGAGGCAAGGGACCTCATCCTGACGATGCCCGTGGCGCCGACCGTCGGCATATGGCAGACGCTCCTGAGCGCGTGCAGGGTGCACAAGGACGTCGCCGTGGGCCGGGAGGCAGGCGACGTCCTCCTCGCCATCGACGGCGACAACCCAGTGAACTACGTCATGCTGTCCAACATCttggcggaggccggcgactGGCGTGCGTGCCACAAGGTGAGAGACGCCATGAGGCGCAAGGGGCTCAGGAAGCAGGGCGGGTGCAGCTGGGTGGAGCTCGACAAGGAGGTGCACTTCttctacggcggcggcgacgacacgCACCCGGAGGCCAGCGACATCCGCCGCGTCCTGAGGGACGTCGAGAGGAGGATGCGGGAGCAGCTGGGGTACAGCGCCGACGCGCAGTTGGCGCTGCACGACGTCGACGAGGAGTCGCGTGTAGAGAGCCTGCGGGTGCACAGCGAGCGGCTCGCCGTCGGGCTGTGGCTTCTGCGCAACAGCGACGGACAGGACAAGGTGATCAGGGTGTACAAGAACCTGCGGGTGTGCGGAGACTGCCATGACTTCTTCAAGGGCTTGTCGGCTGTCCTCAAG
- the LOC120640400 gene encoding serine/threonine-protein kinase ATG1a-like, which translates to MATTDTTTTEAPATVGGYELLERLGGRPPSTVVWRAVSRSTGAPVAVKQVRLAGLPARLRDSLDCEVRFLAAVSHPNIIRLIDVIQTQSCLYLVLELCEGGDLAAFIRRNGRELAYKCCAGTMSSTGT; encoded by the exons ATGGCGACCACCGACACGACGACGACGGAGGCGCCGGCGACGGTGGGCGGCTATGAGCTACTGGAGCGCCTGGGCGGGCGCCCGCCGTCCACGGTCGTGTGGCGCGCGGTCTCACGCTCCACCGGTGCGCCCGTGGCCGTGAAGCAGGTgcggctcgccggcctccccgcCCGCCTCCGCGACAGCCTCGACTGCGAGGtccgcttcctcgccgccgtcagcCACCCCAACATCATCCGCCTCATCGATGTCATCCAG ACGCAGAGCTGCCTGTACCTCGTCCTGGAGCTGTGCGAGGGAGGGGACCTGGCGGCCTTCATCCGGCGCAACGGGAGG GAGCTGGCTTACAAGTGCTGCGCCGGCACCATGTCGTCCACCGGGACTTGA